A single genomic interval of Labeo rohita strain BAU-BD-2019 chromosome 13, IGBB_LRoh.1.0, whole genome shotgun sequence harbors:
- the agt gene encoding angiotensinogen: protein MMNKMFLTLLMVSCFAMGTANRVYVHPFNLFSSENISCEVIQTEEHKPFETVHLTPLQDSTEPDPRSGSSTENLTNLTQRTAVLAELQNSLGLRMYQALSRTKKHGNTLLSPLNAFGALVTLYLGASKKTAISYQQLLGLNLESKQEDCAYFIDGHTVLRTLQAISAHVDESQNELRTLVWTFINSDADLSKDFLRGTQDFSDDSFVRAVDFTKAKEAEVQVNNFIQKTSDSKVKDLFKGVTPKTDLLFASSVHFKGNWKTAFQPEATSDRKFWTHENSSVEVPFMMHTGNYMYFNNIGRKCSVVKLGLSKRTYMLLALPHEGASLQDIEKHFLTIIPTWHRNLKETYLELSLPKFSLTAVTDLRSVLSEMAVEKYLMGSDANFRRLSSKKNFTVDEVLNKVVFEMTEGGSEVQNRTEDGSVPHKVTVNRPFLFAIVEGNSNAILMLGKIVNPTT, encoded by the exons ATGATGAACAAGATGTTCCTCACTCTCTTAATGGTTTCCTGCTTTGCAATGGGAACAGCCAATCGAGTGTACGTTCACCCTTTCAACCTGTTCAGCTCTGAAAACATCAGCTGTGAGGTTATTCAGACTGAGGAACACAAGCCCTTTGAGACTGTCCATCTAACTCCTCTTCAGGACAGCACTGAGCCAGACCCACGGTCCGGCAGCTCCACAGAAAACCTGACAAACCTCACCCAACGGACTGCTGTGTTAGCAGAACTGCAGAATTCACTCGGGCTGCGCATGTACCAGGCACTTAGCCGTACAAAGAAACATGGAAACACACTGCTGTCACCCCTAAATGCCTTTGGGGCTTTGGTGACCCTCTACCTGGGAGCATCCAAAAAGACTGCCATTTCCTACCAACAGCTGTTAGGACTCAACCTGGAGTCTAAACAGGAGGACTGTGCGTACTTCATTGATGGACACACAGTGTTGCGTACGCTCCAGGCCATCAGCGCGCATGTAGACGAATCTCAAAATGAGCTCAGGACCCTCGTGTGGACTTTCATTAACAGCGACGCTGACCTTTCCAAAGACTTTTTACGCGGAACACAAGATTTCTCCGATGATTCTTTTGTTCGAGCAGTGGACTTCACAAAGGCAAaggaagctgaagtgcaggtgAATAACTTTATTCAGAAGACATCAGACAGCAAGGTTAAGGACTTGTTTAAGGGTGTTACTCCAAAAACCGACTTGCTGTTTGCTAGTTCGGTGCATTTTAAAG GTAACTGGAAAACTGCTTTTCAACCTGAAGCAACCAGCGATCGGAAGTTCTGGACTCATGAGAACTCAAGTGTGGAAGTCCCCTTTATGATGCACACTGGAAACTACATGTACTTCAACAATATTGGCAGGAAGTGCTCTGTAGTCAAGCTTGGTCTCAGTAAGAGGACCTATATGCTGCTAGCGCTGCCTCATGAGGGAGCCAGCCTGCAGGACATTGAGAAGCACTTCTTGACCATCATACCCACATGGCATCGAAATCTAAAAGAAAC ATATCTGGAACTATCTTTGCCCAAATTCTCCTTGACTGCTGTGACAGACCTGAGATCAGTTCTGTCTGAAATGGCCGTAGAGAAATACCTCATGGGCTCTGACGCCAACTTCAGAAGACTGAGCAGCAAGAAGAACTTCACCGTTGATGAG GTCCTCAACAAGGTTGTGTTTGAGATGACAGAGGGAGGATCAGAGGTTCAGAACAGAACTGAAGATGGAAGTGTTCCCCATAAAGTCACCGTCAACCGGCCGTTCCTCTTTGCTATTGTAGAGGGGAACTCTAATGCCATACTCATGCTTGGCAAAATCGTCAATCCAACAACCTAA